The sequence TCATGATGGTACCCGCTCGCTTCGATGTACGGCCCTCAAATTCAGCTCAGCTCGGCTCCCCAAGCGGTACATCCTGACTGCGGTCCTGGTCGTTGCGCTGCTCATACTGTCTACGGGCACAGTCAGCGCGCAGAGCGGATCCGGTCCCGGGACGGCATTCTGTGACACTGAGATGGCTGGGACGATCCAGAACCTCTTCACCATCATCCAGTTTGGTGGCCCACTCGTCGGCGGCGTCCTTGCACTCGGCGCGACCGTGGCGATGCCGGTGGTGCGCCGGTCGGACCGGAAGAAGGGGCTGCGCGCCGTCCAGATGCAAGGACTGCTCTGGGGGGTGATCGTCGCCCCGCTCGGGACGGAGATCGTCCAGTTCATCCTCAACAACGTCGTCGTCGGAGGGACCAGCTGTGGGTTCTGACAGCGCCTGGACGTTGGGCGGTCGATGCAGTCTCGTGCTGGTCGTGACGCTCGTCGCGGCCCTGGTCACCGCGACCGGAGCAGAGCCGACAGCCGCACATCCTCCCAACAGCACCGATCACAACGTCTCCAACGAGAGTTTCCACGGGCTGTGGTCGAAAGACGAGGACGCAGTCGGGGAGAACGCGACCATCCCCAACGGCTCGGCCCGCGAGCAACTCGCAGCCGGGACGGACATCCCCTATAATTCCTCACCAACGGCTGTTGCAAAGTGGAACCGTGGTGACCACCGAGACTTCCCGGACACGAACGCGTCGGTCTCGATCCATCCGCCGAACGCGACGCTGACTGACAAGCAGTTCATCAAGGATGCGTACGCAGAGATCTTCGCGATTCAACCGTCGACCCGAGCCCGGATCTCCCCGACGAAGCAACCCTACTACGTTGCCTCGAACGGGACGCTGCGTGGGGTGGTAGACTACCGGGTAGCGCTTCCGGAGACCAACAGCTCCGGTGACCGTCGGACTGTGTGGGCGGTCGCTGACCACGATATCAAGGGCACGACGCTGCTGGTCAGCGGGACTCCAGAGACTCGTCGGGATGGCGCGCACACACCGACGTTGGCCTACAACTTGGAGAACAACCTGGGGACGGACCACAAACTCGAGTTACGTGCGACGGTTTCAGCCAAAGTAGAGCGACGTAGACAAAGATGTACCTCCCGGAACGAGTCGGGAGGCTGTACCGGCTGGGCAACAGAGGATACCAAGCAGTTCACAGAGCAGGCGACGGTCACAGATTCACAGCAAGTCACGGAGTATGTTCTGACCGTCTCCGGCTTCATCGCCAGGTATCCAAACGGTGACCTCGGCGTTGTCGTCTACAAGAACCAGCCCTGGCTGGGATATAGCGTACCGAACGGAGAGGTCCGGGGTGTCTGGCGGTTCTATTCGGCCCGTGATACGGCGTGGGATCACCTTGTCTACAACACCAGCGATGGGAACCAGACAACGCACTCCCCGCTTCACCCACTTCAAGTCAATGCGTACCCGATCGAGACCGGGCCGACAGCCTCGCCGGTACGCAACGTCACGATTCTCGGCGCCTACGGCGAGACGGTTACTCCACCGACGCTGCCCGACGACATTCGGCTGGATCGAATGGAGGAACCGTACACAGCCAGCTACGGGATCGCCACCCGCGTCGCCACAGACGAACAATTGGAGACCATCCGAGCCCAGGGATTGGTACGCGGCGTGACGGTCACCCAGTCCACCGACGGGTTCTCGCGCGTTCCGATCCATGAAAGCAACCTCACCTTAGCAGTCCTTAACCAGACTGGCGAAACCGTCACCGTTCGCGCTCACTTGCAGGACAATCGGACGGGGGCAGCGATCGCAACTGTCCAGCGAGGCGGCTACTTGGTTATCGGCGGCCAGCGTGCAAACACCACGCTGAACGGGACGGTCACCGTCACTGTCGACCGCCCGCTCGGTGGCGTCTCGGCCCGGTACGAGCCGGGCAACTGGTGGAGCACACAGGTGGGGTACACCAGCGCGACTGCTACCGTCACCCTACAAGGGAGCGCGCTGGCGCTGATCGGCCGGCTCTTCCGGCTGCTCATCCCGGTCGCACTGTTCCTACTGGCGGTCTACCTCATCGACCGGGTCACCCGATGGCACATCTGGCCACCCTGGAGGGGACTATGAGAGACGGACGGATGGGCCGGTGTAGTGACTTGGCTACCCGAGCCGCGGCTACGTTCATCGTGACTGCTACCGTTGTGCTCCGGTTCGGCGACTCCCACGCCAATGCTCCACTCGTCGAAAGTGGGCTCGGTGACATCATCACAGGCGCGATCCAAGAGGTCCTCCGGCTGTTGTTCAGCCCGATCCGCGGGGTTATCGAAGAGCACGGTGACGCCGTCCTCCAGACGGTCGTCGGGACACCGCATCCGGATGCCGTCTTCAGCGCCCCCGCGAACGACGCGTGGCCGGCGATCTACGAGTACTACTGGCAGACGTTTTTTCCGCTGAGCCTGACGCTGTTCGGGTTGGTCATCGGCTTGGTCATCTTCCTTGAGTCGACCAGCCACCTCTTCAGCAGCTACCACCGGTCGAAGCTGAAAAAGCGGGCCTTCGCCGGCCTGCTCGGACTGCTCTCGTGGTGGTGGATCGCCGCGCTCTCCTTGCGGTTCATGGACACACTGGCGCGATTTCTCGTCCCCGCAGTCTCGGATATCACTGTCTTCCAGACGCTCTCGTTCTCGGGGATGGGCGTGCTCGGGACGGTCGTCGCACTGACAGCGAACTTCGTCCTGTTCATCCTCATCGGGCTGATCTACCTCGCGCGCCATCTCGCGCTGTACCTGTTCGTCCTGTTGATGCCGCTGCTGATCGTGTTCTGGATCCCCGGAGTCGGTCCGTTCCGGCTAGCCTCAGCGTTCATGAAGAAACTGGCTGGTTTCTACGTCCCGTTCCTGTTCATGACTGTCCCGGTGGCCCTACTCTTCCGGCTGGGTGACCTCCTCGGCACGAGCGTGGGGCCGTCGGCCGGAGAATTCGGCGCCTGGTTGACGGCGCTCGTAATTCCGCTGTTGGCGGTCTTGTCGCCGTTTATTTTGTTCTGGCAGGCTGGGGCGCTGTTCTTCATGGCTGACCGGGCCTCCAAGTACATGTCTGCCCAGCGCGCTCAGCGGCGGGTCGCGGGGGGACGTGACCGACTCCAGACGGGGCGGCGGGGCGGACGCAATCTCGCCCGCGGGCTGCGTAACGAGCCCGCAGTGACCGGCAGCGGCCAGTACGTCCTCGACTCCGGGGAATCGCGTGCCCACGCAACCGGACGACGCCTCCGGTCGGCAAGTTCGCGTATCCGGGGTACGCTGCTTCCTGTGAGCGAGCGTACCGACGGTGAAGACGGCGGTCGCAGGGACGCACCTGCTTCGCGGGTTGAGCCAGGCAACGTGGACGGACGCGATGGCTTCGGCGACGAGGCCGGTCGGACGAACCGCGACCCGCTCCGCGACCCACGGTCCGACCAGTCCAGTGACTCGAGCGACATCGAGGATGCGGAGGACCGCTCATGAGTGGAACGCCAGACTCCGCAAAGCGAGTGCCGAAGGCGCTCGGGACGGACACCCAACTACTCGGGACATACTCACTGACTGACCTCGCCGTCGCGGGCCTCCCTGGCGTGGTGGTGATCCTCGTCACGCAAGTCGTTCTGCCGCCGTCGCTGTCCATCTATGGGGTTCCCGTCTCGACGCTCACGCTCCCGCTGGCAGCGGTGGCCATCGCCATCGGCGCAGTGTTCGTCTACCTCACGCCGGCCTATGTCACCAGCCTGGAGTGGATCCGGCTGTTCATCGGCTTCCAGCGTAGCGACGCCGAACTCACCCACGAGCAAGCCAAAGAGTACACTCACGTCGAACGGGTCTACCCCGAACACGACGCCATTGAGCGGCCCGACGGCACGCTTGTCGGCGCGGTCCGAGTCGACCCACCGACGATGGCGCTGGCGACCGACGAGGAGTGGCATCAGGCCAGCGACGCCTTCGCTGATTTCGTCAACACGACCCTGGAGTTCCCGATCCAGATCTACTCGACGACGCGGTCGTTCCCGGCCGAGGAATACATCGGCCACTACGGAGAGCGACTGACCGACCCTGATGTTGCCGAGAACGACCAGCTCCGGACGCTCATTGAGGAGTACACGGCGTGGTACGAACAGGAACTCGCCCAGCGCCAGATGACGATCCGGGACCACTACATCTTGGTTCCCGTGGGTCCCGACGAGGTTCGATACGAGCGCGCCAGCCTGCTCGACCGGCTGACTGGACTGCCGGTGGTTGGCCTGCTGGTTGAGGTCTGGACCGCTCCCTCTCAGTCGGAAGAGCGGGCCGCAATGGTGGCGGAGCTCGCCGACCGCCGCGAACGCGTCGCTCGCGGGATGCGCGACATTCAGGGCTGTGATACCCACCGTGTGCCCGCGACCGACCTCACCCAGCTCGTCGCCGAATACTGGACCGGCACCGACCGCGCGTACGGGACGCCTGAGGATGTCCTTCGTACGACACAGATTGTACACTCATGATCCGTGACTTACTGCCCCGGAGAGATCCGAGCGAGAACGGCACCGAATCCGAACCAACAGAGGACGCTAGCGGTGCCGACGAGGAAGACAAAGATACGGGTCCGGAGGAGATGTCGGACGCATCGGCGGAATCGACCGTCGCCGTCGACTACGAACGGGACGAGGAGGCTCTCCGTGATATCCCCGACATCCACCAGACTGTCGTCTCGCCGTCGACGATCACAGAGCAGCCAGGGAGACTCCAGACGGAAGGCGGCCAAGCCCAGACCATCTGGGTCGGGGAGTTCCCGGACGCACCGAGCGACGGCTTTCTCGAGCCGCTATATGCCGCAGCCGAGACACGGCAGACCGACATCAGCATCCACATCGACCCCCGGGATACCCAGGCGACACTGAACTCCCTGGAGAACAAGATCGAGGATCTAGAGGCGGACTACGAGTATCTCCAGGAGAAACACCGGGCGAGCGCGCGTGGCGTTCAGCGTGATCTTGAGGACCACCAGGAGATGTACGATGTGTTGCGGAACACCGCGATGCAGGCCTTCGACGTCTCGATGTATCTGACACTCCGGGACGACGAACGGGAGACCCTCCCCACCGAGGCCGTGACCACCCGGCTGCGCCAGGCGCCAACCAACCTGACGCCGATCGTTCCCCGCCTGGCACAACTTCAAGCGTTCACAGCCGCCAGCCCAGTCGCACGGGACCGTGGCGTCGAGGCGCTCAACAGCCGGACACCAATGCTCGGTGGCGCCGTAGGTGCGATGTTCCCGTTTGTCGCCGGCGCCTTCGCCGAGCCGGGCATCGAGTATGGGACCTACGCGCTGAACGCGAGCCCGCTTATCCTCGACCGGTTCCGGCGTGAAACCGGCTACTGTGCGATGGTGATCGGCCGGCTCGGGGCAGGCAAATCCTTCGCGACGAAGCTTCGGCTGCTCCGGCGGGCGATGTTCGACGGGGAGACGGTCATCATCATGCTTGACCCGATGCGCGGGTTCACCAGCGTAGCCGAAGCGCTGAACGCCGAGTGTGTCACAGTCGGCGGACGCCAGGGACTGAACCCCCTAGAACTCAAGCAGACGCCCGAAGACGTGCTCTCTGCAGCGGATGACATCGACCCATGGGGAGAGCAGATTTCCTGGGTGATGACGTTCTTCGCGACCTTTTTCGACCAGGTTGCCGACCATTCCCTCGGCGAGCGCAGTCAGACGCTACGCCGGGCCGTTCAGGAGGCCTACAATGCTCAGGGGATCACTCGTGACCCGACGACCCACAGCCGAGAGTCTCCGACTATCCAGGATGTTATCGATGTTCTGGAGGGGATGGTTGAGGATCCGGAGTCGTTCGGGTACGCCACCACTGGCGAACAGGAGGCCGTGCGGACTGACGCACAGTCGTTGTTGAAGGACCTGCGCCCGTCCTTCCGTGAGGACGGCGAACTGGCAAATCTCGCCCGGCAATCGGAATTCAATCTTGACTCGAAGGCACTCTACCTGGATTTGCATCAGGAGGAGGGCACCCAGGGGCGGGCGGAGACGAGTCTCATGATGCAGGTGCTGTTCAACAGTGTCTACGAGCGGGCCAAGCAGACCGACAAGAAGGTCGTCTTCTGTATCGACGAGGCCCATTATCTGATGAACGATGCCGTCTCTCTGGACTTCCTGGAGACGGCCGTCCGGCATAGCCGCCACTTCGACCTGAGTCTGGAGTTCATCACCCAGACCGGCGGGGAGTTCACGCTCACACCGGAGGCGCAGACGATCGCGAACCTGTGCTCGGTGTCGGTGCTGCACCGGATCAACGAGGAAGAAGAGAAGATCGCCCGGTGGTTCGACCTGAACGACAGGCAGGTCGACTGGGTGACGACCGCGAAGGCCGGCGAAGAGGAAGACGGCTACGCGGAGGCGCTTGTGGGGATCGACCAGGAGGGGTGGTTCCCCGTCCGGATCCGGGCCAGCGATGCCGAAGCGCGGGTGATCGATGGGTAGTCTTCACGGGGCAAAGGCGGCTCCACCGAAGGGGTCCTCTGTAGGCGGCACCAACCGCGTCAGTACCAGCACTAGGCTATTTGCCACTAGTCGGTGAACGGACGGTATGACGACTGCGGACTCACGGGCCACTCGACTGTATGTCTGTTCGTCGTACGAGACGACGATGAACGCAGACGTGAACGGTGCGGTGAACACCCGGCGAAAGATAACTTAGAGTCCTCCGACCGGGAATATGAGTAACGGCTGGTTGGCACAGCCCGGAGTCTCTCTGTTCGACCGTGAGAGCGGCCGGTTCACACCGAGAGAACACGGAGACTGCAAACCATAATATCCAACGCTCTGGATTTCTCCGCCCGAAGGCGGAGGAAATGTCAGCAACGATTGAGAGTTTCCATAGAGCCAAAGACCTGACGTACAATGTGTTGATATGGATATTGAACAAAATGTTGGCGGCCGTGATCGCCTTGCCCGTGCAGTGTTAGCTGTCGTATTGACCATCGTCACGATACGTGCCCTCAAGCGTGGAAAAACGATGATTGGCCTCCTCGCGGGGCTCGGTGCTCTCGGGTTCGGATTCAATGCAACGACCTGTTTCTGTGGCCTGAACGAGACGCTCGAAATCGATACGACAAGCGAATAGACTGACAGGGCGCGGACCTCAAAACTCGATAATTGCGAATCTGGACCTGAGTGATGGCTGACCTGCAAACCCCCGAAGCGCGCATCGACGGCCTCCAGGAAGCTGCTGAGTGACTTGGGGAAGCGCCGACAATTGAGCAGCACAACGAGCTCGACATTCGTTCAGCAGCGTCGACGATCGAGAAGGTATTCGACAGCTGGTTAGCCGCGCAGGAAGCCGCGGGGGTAGCGCCGACAATGGAGCAGTATACTGAGACAGAACTTGAAGCTGCAATCCGTGATGTGAACGGCCGCGTTGACGGGCTTCTCACTGAATCAAAGTACAAGGGCGCCCGTGACAGTTCGCACCCAACGAAGGAGACTATCCACTATCGGACTGAGAGTTTCGCAATCTTCCTTAACACGGTTCTCGAGGAGATCGAGTAAGCATCCGGTCTTGTGGAGCGGCGTCGAAACGGCACCCAGGATGTGATCTCACAGCTGGCGGGGGGATGTTGGGTTGTACTTCGGTCAGCCGGTACTATCGCCACCGGCTGGGTAGGCTTGCTGGGATAGAGCCAACCAACCGCTGCGTTCTGGTGATTTTACTTTCACTCTACCTGGCGACCATTTACCGGGAAACAATCACCAACTACGTGCATGATCACCGACGCCCGCGCGCTTCAAGAGGATTACATCCCCCACGACCTTCGCCATCGAGAGGGGCAGATCGACGCACTCGCTTCCAGTCTGAAACCGATTGCCCGCGGGCTATCGGGCGAGGACGTCTTTATTTTTGGCCCCAGTGGGAGCGGGAAGACCACGCTTGCGAAATACGTCGCCGACCAACTCGAACAAGAAACGCTCACGCTTCGTCGGGGGTATGTTAACTGTATCTCGGACCCAACGCCCACGGCGGTGCTCTCGACACTCGTTCGTGATGCCAACTTGGGCGCCCGCCGTCCGGATGGGACGCCCCGAAGCTACTATCTGGATCTGCTCCGTGAGGCCGACGATCAAATCCTTGCGATCATCGACGAGTGCAATGTCCTGGATGATTTCAGCCTCCTACGGGCGTTATACGCCATCGATGGCGTCACGATTGTCGCCATCTCGATCAGCGAAGATGACCTATTCAGTGCCGCCGATCTCCAGTCACAAACCCGGAGTCGCCTGCGGTCCTTCGGCACGCTTCGGCTGAGCGCGTACAGCCACGCCCAGATGGTCGATATCTTAGAGTATCGCGTCGACCACGGGCTGGATCGCGACCGGATCACAGACGAGGCAATCGACTATATCGCTGACCTTGCTGCCGGCAACGCTCGCGATGGGATTGCCGTCCTTCGCCGGGCCGCCCGCCGGGCCGCGGCTGATGGGCTGGCTATCGACCGGGATCTTGTGAAGACAGTTCGCGGCGACGCCCGAGCTGACGTTCGCCAACAGCGGGTCCGGTCGCTTGGCACCCACCAACGGACGCTGTACAATATCATTCAGGCCCACGACGAGATCCCTGCAGGCACACTGCATGATGAGTACGAGCGTCGGATACAGGAACCCCGGTCGAGGCGTCGACGTCGTGAGTATCTCAATGCGCTTGAGCAATACAGTCTTATTGTGAGTGACGGCGACGGCCGCTGGACGACTTACATGACCACCGAGCGAGCCGACTGAGCGATGGTCAAGCTCGGCAAATCCTGCCCTGCGCTGGGGCCCCACCAGAGCAGGGCTGTACCCGGTTTCGGAACGCTACCGGAAGTCTAGCGGAACTCTACCGGAACCGGCAATTTCGACTGAATCGCCCGATTTCAGGGCGTAGGGACGACATCGGTCTCTGGCGGAAACGTGCGCGCCTGAGCTTTTACAGGGGCGTCCATCGTCCCAGCCATGCCAACACTCCACCGCACAAGTGGCCAGGCGAACCGGACGACCAGGAAAATTGACGGAAACCGGGTCCACATCTCCGTGTGGACTGATGCGCCGGGCACAGAGTACGACGGTCGTCTCGAGTTGTACTACCCGGACAAAGCCGAATGGTGGGCGTTTGGCGTCCACGACGGGCGGCAGGCCGAGTTCCCGACGACCAATGCCATCGCGGGCGTTGCGACGGATCCAGACCTTCCTGCGTGGGTCCAGGAGATGATCCGGGTGGTTGAGCTGGAGGTGGCGGACTGATGGCCGCCGAACGTATGACCCCCGACAGTCCGCTGGGCGAACACACCCCGGCACTCGACCCGGGCCTGACGCTTCTCGAGACTCCTGGGCCGCGGTCGACGGCGCTTCATCATGTCGCCCTGCAGGACGCGATGGACTGGGCCGGGCCGATTTACTGGCTCGACGCCCGGAACACGGCGTCGACGTACACGCTTCACACCATCGCACCAGACGAGACGACTGTCGACCAGCTCCGGATCGCCCGGGCGTTTACCGCCTACCAGCACGTCTCGCTGATCGAGCGCATCGTCAACACCGTCAGCCCTCGGACGGGCGGGCTGATCATCCCGAATCTCGCGTCGCTGTACCGCGACGATGACATGCCCGACCACGAGGCCGAGCCACTCGTCGAGAGTGTGCTTGAGGCGCTCGCGGCGGTCGCCGAC comes from Salinirussus salinus and encodes:
- a CDS encoding VirB4 family type IV secretion system protein, whose amino-acid sequence is MIRDLLPRRDPSENGTESEPTEDASGADEEDKDTGPEEMSDASAESTVAVDYERDEEALRDIPDIHQTVVSPSTITEQPGRLQTEGGQAQTIWVGEFPDAPSDGFLEPLYAAAETRQTDISIHIDPRDTQATLNSLENKIEDLEADYEYLQEKHRASARGVQRDLEDHQEMYDVLRNTAMQAFDVSMYLTLRDDERETLPTEAVTTRLRQAPTNLTPIVPRLAQLQAFTAASPVARDRGVEALNSRTPMLGGAVGAMFPFVAGAFAEPGIEYGTYALNASPLILDRFRRETGYCAMVIGRLGAGKSFATKLRLLRRAMFDGETVIIMLDPMRGFTSVAEALNAECVTVGGRQGLNPLELKQTPEDVLSAADDIDPWGEQISWVMTFFATFFDQVADHSLGERSQTLRRAVQEAYNAQGITRDPTTHSRESPTIQDVIDVLEGMVEDPESFGYATTGEQEAVRTDAQSLLKDLRPSFREDGELANLARQSEFNLDSKALYLDLHQEEGTQGRAETSLMMQVLFNSVYERAKQTDKKVVFCIDEAHYLMNDAVSLDFLETAVRHSRHFDLSLEFITQTGGEFTLTPEAQTIANLCSVSVLHRINEEEEKIARWFDLNDRQVDWVTTAKAGEEEDGYAEALVGIDQEGWFPVRIRASDAEARVIDG
- a CDS encoding YgaP-like transmembrane domain, which gives rise to MDIEQNVGGRDRLARAVLAVVLTIVTIRALKRGKTMIGLLAGLGALGFGFNATTCFCGLNETLEIDTTSE
- a CDS encoding Cdc6/Cdc18 family protein, translating into MITDARALQEDYIPHDLRHREGQIDALASSLKPIARGLSGEDVFIFGPSGSGKTTLAKYVADQLEQETLTLRRGYVNCISDPTPTAVLSTLVRDANLGARRPDGTPRSYYLDLLREADDQILAIIDECNVLDDFSLLRALYAIDGVTIVAISISEDDLFSAADLQSQTRSRLRSFGTLRLSAYSHAQMVDILEYRVDHGLDRDRITDEAIDYIADLAAGNARDGIAVLRRAARRAAADGLAIDRDLVKTVRGDARADVRQQRVRSLGTHQRTLYNIIQAHDEIPAGTLHDEYERRIQEPRSRRRRREYLNALEQYSLIVSDGDGRWTTYMTTERAD